In Candidatus Sulfurimonas marisnigri, a single genomic region encodes these proteins:
- a CDS encoding thioredoxin family protein yields MKLFIVISVLLSTLFSAELNWLHNYDVALSQAKEEKKCVYLFVGADVCKWCDRFKEMTLSDNRVIQRLKKDYVLLYMSRDRHKIPAKFKVRGVPRHYFLTKNGEIIYAAQGSREIDGFYDLLEEADLAK; encoded by the coding sequence ATGAAACTTTTTATAGTTATATCAGTGCTTCTATCAACTCTTTTTAGTGCCGAATTAAATTGGTTACATAATTATGATGTTGCCTTATCGCAAGCAAAAGAGGAGAAGAAGTGTGTTTATCTTTTTGTTGGTGCGGATGTTTGCAAATGGTGTGATAGATTTAAAGAGATGACTCTCTCAGACAATAGAGTTATACAAAGACTGAAGAAAGATTATGTACTTTTATACATGTCAAGAGATAGACATAAAATACCAGCAAAATTTAAAGTCAGAGGTGTCCCTAGACATTACTTTCTAACAAAAAATGGTGAGATAATATATGCGGCTCAAGGAAGCAGAGAAATTGACGGTTTTTACGATTTACTTGAAGAAGCTGATTTAGCAAAATAA
- a CDS encoding YraN family protein — protein sequence MSRSKGNIAEDKASEFLLENGFFVAERNFYSRFGEIDIIAVKDEVIHFIEVKSGVDYECAIQNITQKKLSKVIKTAHVYMKKNSLDVNFVFDAIIVTPKNIELLENITL from the coding sequence ATGAGCAGATCTAAGGGAAATATTGCTGAAGATAAAGCGAGTGAATTTCTCTTAGAAAATGGATTTTTTGTAGCTGAGAGAAACTTTTACTCTCGCTTTGGCGAGATAGATATAATTGCAGTAAAAGATGAGGTTATTCATTTTATAGAGGTAAAAAGCGGAGTTGATTATGAGTGTGCCATTCAAAATATAACCCAGAAGAAGCTATCAAAAGTCATAAAAACAGCACATGTTTATATGAAAAAAAATTCTCTCGACGTAAATTTTGTTTTTGATGCAATTATTGTAACACCTAAAAATATAGAGTTATTGGAGAACATTACACTCTAG
- a CDS encoding molybdopterin oxidoreductase family protein: MENVETIDSVCTYCGVGCDIAANVNTDTNKIQKIFAHPDGVVSQGKLCIKGKYGFDFVDSQERLKIPRVRKTFLDKNPAIKEAISSSLVDFDETWYETDLDSATTAASMKLQEIRKNYGDRSIASIGGARTSCESVYLFQKFTRHTINSPHVDNCARVCHAPSLTGMKKTIGEGAATNPYNDIYNAEFMIVIGSNTTEAHPIISNRIVEVAQKHDNLAVFDVREIKLHRFSKYKAIIPHEANLLVLNMIAYVIMDEELYAESFIADRTKGFAEFKEKILNDPYANPKYFENIEGYEYLSKMIPKVAREYALKQSMIFWGLGVTEHLDGSYAVMAIVHLALMTGNVGKSGAGLMPLRGQNNVQGACDMGMLPNYDPDYQEPKEVGLMTPQLVDEMLEGRLKAVLNMGEDLTHIHPNLNKLNRAMDNLEFVMVQELFMTDITSRADIVIGVKSAYEKTGVYVNAMRRLHLSQPLVKSDLPDDWEVIKLLDNKMGGDYAYKNSNEIWDEVREVAYRRFSGASYSRLERHRKRGLQWPVHTEDTPILHQLDFRTDDGLGEFHYHQYKLRGMIEEILAKKLTGYHLTTGRTIAQYNNAAQTKQTPSLMKRYSEDVLLVNEDDVADFTSERVILKTEFGQTSPLLVKLTNKVEPKTLFSTFHHADSKINNLFGDKCDEVILTAAFKSIKVEVINC, translated from the coding sequence ATGGAAAATGTTGAAACTATAGATAGTGTTTGTACTTATTGTGGTGTTGGCTGTGATATTGCAGCTAACGTTAATACTGATACTAATAAAATTCAAAAGATTTTTGCACACCCAGATGGAGTCGTTTCACAAGGAAAACTTTGTATAAAGGGTAAATATGGCTTTGATTTTGTTGATTCACAAGAGAGGCTGAAAATACCAAGAGTCAGGAAAACTTTTCTTGATAAAAACCCAGCAATAAAAGAGGCTATCTCCTCGTCATTGGTTGATTTTGATGAGACTTGGTATGAAACAGATCTAGACTCTGCTACAACTGCAGCCTCTATGAAACTTCAAGAGATTAGAAAGAACTATGGTGACAGAAGTATTGCCTCAATAGGTGGTGCTAGAACTTCATGTGAAAGTGTATACCTTTTTCAAAAGTTTACTCGCCACACAATAAACTCACCACATGTAGATAATTGTGCACGAGTTTGTCACGCTCCAAGTCTTACTGGTATGAAGAAAACTATTGGTGAAGGTGCGGCAACAAACCCGTATAATGATATATACAATGCCGAATTTATGATAGTAATTGGCTCAAACACAACAGAAGCTCACCCAATTATCTCAAACCGTATTGTAGAAGTGGCACAAAAGCATGATAACCTAGCAGTATTTGACGTAAGAGAGATAAAGCTTCATAGATTCTCAAAATATAAAGCAATCATCCCGCATGAAGCGAATCTACTTGTTTTAAATATGATAGCTTATGTGATTATGGATGAAGAGCTTTATGCTGAGAGTTTTATTGCTGACAGAACTAAAGGTTTTGCAGAGTTTAAAGAGAAGATTTTAAATGACCCATATGCTAATCCTAAGTATTTTGAAAATATTGAGGGCTATGAGTATCTAAGCAAAATGATTCCAAAAGTGGCTCGTGAATACGCACTAAAACAATCTATGATATTTTGGGGACTAGGAGTTACTGAACATCTAGATGGTTCTTACGCAGTAATGGCTATTGTACATCTTGCTCTTATGACAGGAAATGTAGGAAAAAGCGGAGCTGGACTTATGCCTCTTCGTGGTCAAAACAATGTGCAAGGTGCTTGTGATATGGGAATGCTTCCAAATTATGATCCTGATTACCAAGAGCCAAAAGAAGTTGGTCTTATGACACCTCAGTTAGTTGATGAGATGTTAGAAGGGCGCCTAAAAGCTGTTTTAAACATGGGTGAAGATTTAACTCATATACACCCAAATTTAAATAAACTAAATAGAGCTATGGATAACTTAGAGTTTGTTATGGTTCAAGAACTCTTTATGACAGATATAACATCAAGAGCAGATATAGTAATAGGTGTAAAATCTGCCTATGAAAAAACAGGTGTTTATGTAAACGCAATGCGTCGTCTGCATCTTTCTCAACCGCTTGTAAAATCAGACCTGCCTGATGATTGGGAAGTAATAAAACTTCTTGATAATAAAATGGGGGGAGATTATGCTTATAAAAACTCAAATGAGATTTGGGATGAAGTAAGAGAGGTTGCATATCGTCGTTTTAGTGGAGCTTCATATAGCAGGCTTGAGCGTCACCGTAAGCGTGGACTGCAGTGGCCTGTCCATACGGAAGACACACCGATACTTCATCAACTAGACTTTAGAACTGACGATGGACTTGGTGAATTTCATTATCATCAATATAAGCTTCGCGGGATGATAGAAGAGATATTGGCTAAAAAATTAACCGGTTATCATTTAACAACGGGGAGAACAATCGCTCAATATAATAATGCCGCGCAAACCAAACAGACACCAAGTTTAATGAAGCGTTATAGTGAAGATGTTCTTTTAGTAAATGAAGATGACGTGGCAGATTTTACAAGCGAAAGAGTAATTTTAAAAACAGAGTTTGGTCAAACTTCACCACTTCTTGTTAAGCTAACAAACAAAGTAGAGCCAAAAACTCTTTTTTCAACTTTTCACCATGCAGATTCCAAGATAAATAATCTGTTTGGAGATAAGTGTGATGAGGTTATTTTAACTGCTGCTTTTAAATCTATAAAAGTTGAAGTGATTAACTGCTAA
- a CDS encoding SDR family NAD(P)-dependent oxidoreductase codes for MKILITGASSGIGEALARLYATKDNELILLARRETRLTKLQQEFAPHVKNIHVVVADLSDFEKLQEKIKLIGAIDMVILNAGISIGHSMEITPFKDFKKLFDVNLFANHAILEILLPLFKAQKSGKIVFISSLSSLIAMPSSKAYSSSKRALNAYAESIRYKYKKDGIEVINILPGFIKSELTDKNKFKMPFLLSTKDGAMKIYKAIQKSKRFYPFPFRFYLIIKLLNLFPQFLRDKIVNFIN; via the coding sequence TTGAAAATCTTAATAACAGGAGCAAGCAGCGGGATAGGTGAAGCGTTAGCAAGACTCTATGCTACTAAAGATAATGAGCTTATTTTATTGGCAAGAAGAGAAACTCGTTTAACAAAGCTACAGCAAGAATTCGCCCCACATGTAAAAAATATACATGTAGTTGTAGCAGACCTATCGGACTTTGAAAAACTTCAAGAAAAAATAAAACTAATCGGCGCTATTGATATGGTCATTTTAAATGCCGGAATATCAATAGGACACTCCATGGAGATAACACCATTTAAAGATTTTAAAAAACTTTTCGATGTTAACTTATTTGCTAATCATGCAATTTTAGAAATCTTGCTTCCTCTGTTTAAAGCACAAAAAAGCGGTAAAATAGTTTTCATTTCATCATTATCTTCACTAATTGCAATGCCAAGTTCAAAAGCTTATAGTTCCTCAAAAAGAGCACTCAATGCTTACGCTGAATCTATTAGATACAAGTATAAAAAAGATGGTATAGAAGTTATAAATATATTACCTGGCTTTATAAAAAGTGAACTTACTGACAAAAATAAGTTTAAGATGCCATTTTTACTTAGTACCAAAGATGGTGCTATGAAAATTTATAAAGCTATCCAAAAGAGTAAAAGATTTTATCCTTTCCCTTTTAGATTTTATTTAATTATTAAACTTTTAAACTTATTTCCGCAGTTTTTAAGAGATAAGATTGTAAACTTCATCAATTGA
- a CDS encoding homoserine dehydrogenase: protein MIKVGIIGVGTVGTSVAQILKDNADVISARAGVDIVVKSGVVKNLNKDRGLDITLTNNVDDILDDSEIDIVVELMGGVEEAFEVVKKALKSGKAVVTANKALLAYHRYELQSLAKDIAFEYEASVAGGIPIINALRDGLSANHIESIMGIMNGTCNYMMTKMTNDGVAYDDILKESQELGYAEADPTFDVGGFDAAHKLLILASIAYGIDAKPEDILIEGIQNVTQEDISFAKEFGYAIKLLGIAKKDGNEVELRVHACLIKQEEMIAKIDGVMNGISVVGDKVGETLYYGPGAGGDATASAVVANIIDIARSGKSTPMLGFDRPMEGSKLTLKATQNIESKYYLRINVSDKKGVLAKITKIFEDNNISVETMLQRPASQDSANLLISTHVAYERDIQAMIKEIEALDFVNSTPVMIRIV, encoded by the coding sequence ATGATAAAAGTAGGAATAATTGGTGTTGGAACCGTTGGAACAAGTGTAGCTCAAATTTTAAAAGATAATGCTGATGTTATTTCTGCTCGTGCTGGTGTGGATATAGTAGTTAAAAGTGGAGTAGTTAAAAATCTAAATAAAGATAGAGGTTTAGATATAACTTTAACTAACAATGTTGATGACATACTTGATGACAGTGAAATAGATATTGTTGTTGAGCTTATGGGCGGAGTTGAAGAAGCATTTGAGGTTGTAAAAAAAGCACTTAAAAGTGGTAAAGCGGTTGTTACTGCAAACAAAGCGCTTTTGGCATATCATCGTTATGAGCTTCAAAGCTTGGCTAAAGATATAGCATTTGAGTATGAAGCTAGTGTTGCAGGTGGTATTCCAATTATTAACGCTCTTCGTGACGGACTTTCAGCAAACCACATTGAATCAATTATGGGAATTATGAACGGTACATGTAACTATATGATGACAAAGATGACTAATGATGGTGTAGCGTATGATGACATTTTAAAAGAGTCCCAAGAATTAGGTTACGCAGAAGCAGACCCAACATTTGATGTAGGTGGATTTGATGCTGCTCATAAGCTACTTATTTTAGCAAGTATTGCTTATGGTATAGATGCTAAGCCTGAAGATATCTTGATTGAGGGTATACAAAATGTAACTCAAGAAGATATATCTTTTGCCAAAGAATTCGGATATGCCATAAAACTTCTTGGTATTGCTAAAAAAGATGGAAATGAAGTTGAACTTCGTGTTCATGCTTGTCTTATCAAACAAGAAGAGATGATAGCAAAAATTGATGGTGTTATGAATGGAATCTCTGTAGTTGGAGATAAAGTTGGTGAGACACTTTACTATGGTCCTGGTGCTGGTGGAGATGCTACAGCTTCTGCTGTTGTTGCAAATATCATAGATATTGCCAGAAGCGGAAAGTCTACTCCAATGCTTGGATTTGACAGACCAATGGAAGGAAGTAAGCTTACTCTTAAAGCTACACAAAATATTGAATCAAAATACTATCTTCGTATTAATGTTTCTGACAAAAAAGGTGTATTAGCAAAAATAACAAAAATTTTTGAAGACAACAATATCTCAGTTGAGACTATGCTTCAACGTCCAGCATCACAAGATTCTGCAAATTTACTGATTTCAACACATGTAGCATATGAAAGAGATATTCAAGCTATGATTAAAGAGATAGAAGCACTTGATTTTGTAAACTCAACTCCAGTTATGATTAGGATAGTGTAG
- a CDS encoding LL-diaminopimelate aminotransferase produces the protein MFDEIQFDKMKRLPKYVFAEVNELKMAERRAGADVIDFSMGNPDGDTPEHIREKLIESAQKTKTHGYSTSKGIPKLLMAISDWYKRRYDCDLDPMTECVATMGSKEGYAHLTYAVTNPGDTAVVPDPTYPIHEYSFILAGGNVVKFGIEFDEHYRLDEDKFFIDLDRVFKETSPKPKYVLVNFPHNPTTVTVTQEFYVRLVAMAKEKRFYVISDIAYGDITFDGYVTPSIMSVPGAKDVAVESFTLSKSYNMAGWRVGFFVGNKKLIGALQKIKSWLDYGMFTPIQVAATVALNGDQQCVKDITDKYDHRQGVLLEAFERAGWKINKNEASMFVWAKLPECVEHLGSLEFSKRLLVEAGVAVAPGIGFGAYGENYVRIALIENDNRIRQAARNIKEFLKQFQEEEK, from the coding sequence ATGTTTGATGAAATACAGTTTGACAAGATGAAAAGATTACCAAAGTATGTTTTCGCTGAGGTAAATGAGCTTAAAATGGCTGAGCGTAGAGCGGGTGCTGATGTTATAGATTTTTCTATGGGTAATCCGGATGGGGACACTCCTGAGCACATACGAGAAAAACTTATAGAATCTGCCCAGAAAACAAAAACTCATGGTTATTCAACATCAAAAGGTATTCCTAAGCTTCTAATGGCAATCTCTGATTGGTATAAAAGAAGATATGATTGTGACTTAGACCCAATGACAGAGTGCGTTGCTACTATGGGTTCAAAAGAGGGCTATGCTCACTTGACTTATGCAGTTACAAATCCAGGTGATACGGCTGTTGTACCTGATCCTACATACCCTATCCATGAGTACTCTTTTATCTTAGCAGGAGGAAATGTTGTTAAGTTTGGAATAGAGTTTGATGAACACTACAGACTTGATGAAGATAAATTTTTTATTGATTTGGATAGAGTTTTTAAAGAGACTTCTCCAAAACCAAAGTATGTGTTGGTAAACTTTCCTCATAACCCAACAACTGTAACAGTAACGCAAGAGTTCTATGTAAGATTAGTTGCAATGGCTAAAGAGAAAAGGTTTTATGTTATCTCTGATATAGCATATGGAGATATAACTTTTGATGGTTATGTTACTCCTTCTATTATGAGCGTTCCAGGAGCAAAAGATGTTGCAGTTGAGAGTTTTACTCTTTCTAAAAGTTACAATATGGCTGGATGGCGTGTTGGCTTCTTTGTTGGAAACAAAAAGTTAATCGGCGCACTTCAAAAGATAAAATCTTGGCTAGATTATGGAATGTTTACTCCTATTCAGGTTGCAGCTACAGTCGCACTAAATGGAGATCAGCAGTGCGTGAAAGACATTACAGATAAGTATGACCATAGACAAGGCGTTTTACTTGAAGCATTTGAGAGAGCTGGTTGGAAAATTAATAAAAACGAAGCTAGTATGTTCGTTTGGGCTAAGCTTCCAGAGTGTGTTGAACATTTAGGCTCTTTAGAATTCTCAAAAAGACTTTTAGTAGAAGCTGGTGTTGCAGTAGCTCCAGGTATTGGTTTTGGTGCTTATGGTGAGAACTATGTTCGTATAGCTCTTATAGAAAATGACAATCGTATACGTCAGGCAGCTAGAAATATTAAAGAGTTTTTAAAACAGTTTCAAGAGGAAGAGAAGTAG
- the rlmB gene encoding 23S rRNA (guanosine(2251)-2'-O)-methyltransferase RlmB — translation MLIYAKQPINYIISKHPEKIKILYLAKEMDKKEYSKLMKMGFEIKRIPADAAGKMCKNASHQGILAEVDEYELKDYKTFLNHEFVLVLSGLTDIGNIGAIVRSAYALGVDSIIACGVKKLPFEAILRTSTGALFDMPFAIETNVHDVMNDLKTSGFTTYGADMGGLDIRDVKPKQKRALFLGSEGDGLTDRVVSKLDEVVSIKMSHEFDSLNVSVAGAILMDRMRI, via the coding sequence ATGTTAATTTATGCAAAACAACCAATCAATTATATTATAAGTAAGCATCCTGAAAAAATCAAGATTTTATATCTTGCCAAAGAGATGGATAAAAAAGAGTACTCAAAACTAATGAAAATGGGTTTTGAGATAAAAAGAATACCGGCAGATGCTGCAGGTAAAATGTGTAAGAATGCTTCTCATCAAGGAATATTGGCTGAGGTTGATGAATATGAACTCAAAGATTATAAAACATTTTTAAATCACGAGTTTGTACTTGTCTTATCAGGCTTAACAGATATAGGAAACATAGGTGCCATTGTAAGAAGTGCCTATGCACTGGGTGTTGACAGTATTATTGCATGTGGGGTTAAAAAACTTCCATTTGAAGCAATACTAAGAACAAGCACTGGTGCTCTGTTTGACATGCCTTTTGCAATAGAGACAAATGTTCATGATGTTATGAATGATCTTAAAACATCTGGTTTTACTACTTATGGTGCTGATATGGGTGGATTAGATATAAGAGATGTAAAGCCAAAACAAAAAAGAGCACTATTCTTAGGAAGCGAGGGTGACGGACTTACTGATAGAGTCGTCTCTAAATTAGATGAAGTAGTAAGTATAAAAATGTCACATGAGTTTGATTCTTTAAATGTTAGTGTTGCCGGAGCTATTTTAATGGATAGGATGCGAATATGA
- the rsmI gene encoding 16S rRNA (cytidine(1402)-2'-O)-methyltransferase, whose translation MLSLVPTPIGNIGDISLRAIEALRDADILLCEDTRVTKKLIHILKERYETSFKENQRFIPLHSHNEKDFINGLEPSFFNENIVYASDAGMPGISDPGQALVKYCQENEVEYDVLPGANALLTAFVASGFIETKMLFWGFLPHKGQDRAASLQGALNSGFTTIVYESPHRLEKFLKELSIEESSRKIFLAKELTKKFQNYYFGTADECLLKLNSNFRGEWVVVIEAGAIHNSSAISQNDILELDIPKKTQAKLICKITGENTKACYQRLLEI comes from the coding sequence ATGCTATCCCTTGTTCCAACTCCGATTGGAAATATAGGAGATATTTCTCTTAGAGCTATAGAAGCTTTAAGAGATGCAGACATACTCCTTTGCGAAGATACTCGCGTTACAAAAAAACTTATCCACATTTTAAAAGAGCGATACGAAACTTCTTTTAAAGAGAATCAAAGATTTATACCACTTCACTCACACAATGAAAAAGATTTTATAAATGGACTTGAACCATCTTTTTTTAATGAAAATATTGTATATGCAAGTGATGCTGGAATGCCTGGAATCAGCGATCCTGGACAAGCTTTGGTAAAATATTGTCAAGAAAATGAAGTAGAGTATGATGTTCTCCCTGGTGCAAATGCACTTCTTACAGCCTTTGTTGCGAGTGGATTTATTGAAACAAAGATGTTGTTTTGGGGCTTTTTACCTCATAAAGGTCAAGATAGAGCAGCTTCACTTCAAGGTGCGCTAAATAGTGGATTTACTACAATTGTTTATGAATCACCGCATAGATTAGAGAAGTTTTTAAAAGAGCTATCAATAGAAGAGTCTTCGAGAAAAATATTTTTAGCAAAAGAGCTTACAAAAAAGTTTCAAAATTACTATTTTGGAACTGCTGATGAGTGCCTTTTAAAGCTTAATAGTAATTTTCGTGGAGAATGGGTTGTTGTGATTGAAGCAGGTGCTATTCATAATAGTAGTGCAATAAGTCAAAATGATATTTTAGAGCTCGATATTCCTAAGAAAACTCAGGCAAAACTCATTTGTAAAATAACTGGCGAAAATACTAAAGCTTGCTATCAAAGACTGCTTGAAATATAA
- the rpmE gene encoding 50S ribosomal protein L31, with amino-acid sequence MKKDLHPNFVACTVTCACGNSFQNKAAQDTLRIDICNECHPFFTGSERMVDTAGRIEKFNKRYAKD; translated from the coding sequence ATGAAAAAAGATCTTCACCCTAACTTTGTAGCTTGTACTGTAACTTGTGCATGTGGAAACAGCTTTCAAAATAAAGCTGCTCAAGATACACTAAGAATCGATATTTGTAATGAATGTCACCCATTCTTTACAGGTTCTGAGAGAATGGTAGATACAGCTGGTAGAATTGAGAAATTCAACAAGCGTTACGCTAAAGACTAG
- a CDS encoding 16S rRNA (uracil(1498)-N(3))-methyltransferase has translation MDLTYTFNDDAGKESLHVKGELYKYLVKVRRHCEGDELSFRSRTDMKNLHTYRVVHVEPKVLELSLISSEIKEIKSKNFLHVAWCIIDSNSIEKVLPSLCEIGVEKISFISCSRSQKNFKLDFKRFERIIEASMQQSGRSSYLEFDTYKNIKDFIDEFPKTKVFDFCDNTLNGGAEFETVLIGCEGGFSQDEKEFLSKQENFRLSTSMVLRSESAVMAVASKILL, from the coding sequence GTGGATTTGACCTATACCTTTAACGATGATGCAGGTAAAGAGTCTTTACATGTAAAAGGGGAACTTTACAAATATTTAGTTAAAGTAAGACGTCACTGTGAAGGGGATGAACTTAGTTTTCGCTCAAGAACAGATATGAAAAATCTACATACATACAGAGTTGTACATGTAGAACCAAAAGTATTAGAACTTTCTCTTATCTCCTCTGAAATAAAAGAGATTAAAAGTAAAAATTTTTTACATGTTGCATGGTGCATTATTGATTCAAATTCAATAGAGAAAGTTCTCCCCTCGTTATGTGAGATAGGTGTGGAAAAAATCTCTTTTATATCGTGCTCTAGAAGTCAAAAAAATTTCAAGCTAGATTTTAAAAGGTTTGAGAGGATTATAGAAGCGTCAATGCAGCAAAGCGGAAGAAGCTCCTATCTAGAGTTTGATACATATAAAAATATAAAAGATTTTATAGATGAATTCCCGAAAACGAAGGTTTTTGACTTTTGTGATAATACTTTAAATGGCGGTGCTGAGTTTGAAACTGTTTTGATTGGTTGCGAAGGTGGTTTTTCGCAGGATGAAAAAGAGTTTCTAAGTAAACAAGAGAACTTTAGACTCTCCACTTCAATGGTGTTGCGCTCTGAAAGTGCTGTTATGGCAGTGGCTAGCAAGATACTACTATAA
- a CDS encoding molybdopterin molybdotransferase MoeA, translating to MAVTIEEALELIYKNTPNKSLKILPLEQLLGYVLCEDIVAKHNLPSYDNSAMDGYAVKVADAGKLAKVTHTIFAGDDSKDELESGFAIKIMTGAKIPFGTECIVPIEDVTESNAGIVLPENLYKNRHIRFCGEDIKSGYKLLHKGQRIHAHHITLLASQGISHVKVYKKPKVAIFASGNELKMHFESVESYQLYNTNSPTFYSRALELGCEVEFIGTAHDSLEDIHLHIKSALDCDLIVTSGGVSVGDADFTKEAFGAFGYEIFFDKIEIKPGKPTTFGKIGNTCVLNLPGNPLAAALNFELFGQSILLALSGDESKYLNAIETKMQTDYKLKKGRRTLVPGFFDGNSFAPYEKFSPGMISPLATSNSYIIIDNSVDFLTKEASVKIIPTRFYFTSKESSDLVSSN from the coding sequence ATGGCTGTAACAATCGAAGAAGCACTAGAACTTATTTACAAAAATACACCAAATAAATCACTAAAAATATTACCACTTGAACAACTTCTTGGTTATGTTTTATGTGAAGATATAGTTGCAAAGCACAACCTTCCATCTTATGACAATTCTGCAATGGACGGCTACGCCGTAAAAGTTGCAGATGCTGGAAAATTAGCAAAAGTTACTCATACTATTTTTGCTGGTGATGATTCAAAAGATGAGCTAGAGTCTGGATTTGCTATAAAAATAATGACAGGCGCAAAGATACCATTTGGTACTGAGTGCATAGTTCCCATTGAGGATGTCACAGAGTCTAATGCTGGCATTGTACTGCCAGAAAATCTGTATAAAAATAGACATATTCGTTTTTGCGGTGAGGACATTAAAAGTGGGTATAAACTTCTGCATAAAGGTCAAAGAATTCATGCCCATCACATTACCTTGTTGGCTTCTCAAGGTATTTCACATGTAAAAGTATATAAAAAACCTAAAGTTGCTATCTTCGCTTCAGGTAATGAGTTAAAAATGCACTTTGAGAGTGTTGAGTCATATCAACTTTACAATACAAACAGTCCAACATTTTATTCACGTGCACTTGAGCTTGGTTGTGAGGTTGAGTTTATAGGAACAGCTCACGATTCACTTGAAGATATTCACCTTCACATAAAAAGCGCACTTGATTGCGACCTAATCGTTACAAGTGGAGGAGTTAGTGTTGGAGATGCAGACTTTACAAAAGAGGCATTTGGAGCATTTGGCTATGAAATATTTTTTGATAAAATAGAGATAAAACCTGGCAAACCTACAACTTTCGGGAAAATTGGAAATACATGTGTTTTAAATCTCCCCGGAAACCCATTAGCTGCTGCACTGAACTTTGAACTATTTGGACAGAGCATTTTATTGGCATTAAGCGGTGATGAGTCTAAATATTTAAACGCAATAGAGACAAAGATGCAAACTGACTATAAGTTAAAAAAGGGAAGAAGAACATTGGTACCTGGTTTTTTTGATGGTAACTCATTTGCTCCGTATGAGAAGTTTTCACCGGGGATGATATCTCCATTGGCGACTTCAAATAGTTATATAATTATTGATAATAGTGTTGACTTTTTGACAAAAGAGGCCAGTGTAAAAATAATTCCAACAAGGTTTTATTTCACCTCAAAAGAGAGTAGTGATTTAGTTAGCAGTAACTAA
- a CDS encoding 6-pyruvoyl trahydropterin synthase family protein: MIIRKLFKFENVHIVRGCSTVRCRSSLHGHSYKIELLFESNFLDNAQMVYDFGLMKQNMKAFIDCFDHAVTIWDKDELEYIEDMKKYSDRWVQLPVSPSAEQFSRVIFVMIDRILKLTETVNGEREVKLNSIIVHETDTGYAQCFAEDAYSENMGIINLDDIIFSNEIRNDWNDFELWEKIKRGESFINPLSV, from the coding sequence ATGATTATAAGAAAACTTTTTAAATTTGAGAACGTTCATATAGTGAGAGGTTGCTCAACTGTAAGATGCAGAAGTTCACTTCATGGACACTCCTACAAGATTGAACTACTTTTTGAATCTAACTTTTTAGATAATGCACAAATGGTTTATGACTTTGGACTAATGAAACAAAATATGAAAGCTTTTATTGACTGTTTTGATCATGCTGTAACTATTTGGGACAAAGATGAACTAGAATATATAGAGGATATGAAAAAATACTCAGACAGATGGGTTCAGCTTCCAGTGTCTCCTTCAGCAGAGCAGTTTTCTCGTGTTATATTTGTTATGATTGACAGAATTCTAAAGTTAACCGAAACTGTAAATGGCGAGAGAGAAGTAAAGCTAAATAGTATTATTGTTCATGAAACAGATACAGGATATGCGCAATGTTTTGCAGAGGATGCCTACTCTGAAAATATGGGAATAATTAACCTAGATGATATTATATTCAGTAATGAGATTAGAAATGACTGGAATGATTTTGAATTATGGGAAAAAATCAAAAGAGGCGAGAGTTTTATAAACCCTCTTAGTGTTTAG